The Chryseobacterium indicum genome includes a window with the following:
- a CDS encoding DUF3467 domain-containing protein, with product MDNNQNPQDGNINIELNEMVAAGIYANLALVNHSPSEFVVDFIQLMPGVQQAKVRSRVILAPLHAKRVLSALQQNIANYEQQFGEIKEVEPFVLGGNNVNA from the coding sequence ATGGACAACAATCAAAATCCACAAGACGGAAACATCAACATCGAATTAAACGAAATGGTAGCAGCTGGTATCTATGCTAATTTAGCTTTGGTAAACCACTCTCCATCTGAGTTTGTAGTAGATTTCATCCAGTTAATGCCGGGAGTACAGCAGGCTAAAGTAAGATCAAGAGTTATTCTTGCTCCGCTTCACGCAAAAAGAGTACTTTCTGCTCTTCAGCAAAATATTGCTAATTATGAGCAGCAATTTGGAGAAATTAAAGAAGTTGAACCTTTCGTATTAGGAGGAAACAACGTAAACGCTTAA
- a CDS encoding T9SS type A sorting domain-containing protein: MKRYTILGIMLCITGNIYAQDKTLQANQKHLQELYSKYQKNLKKQHKLSKSAGIPPNPYNEEDFKRTMDPVTGENNFGSLAKLSEEIAQGKYAPTGPMSFINRGGSSTNKIVNEPWIERGPYSVGGRTRAIMYDPNDPTGKRVFAGGVSGGLWVNQDPSVSTNEWTPISTFWANTSISSIAYDPNNPQIIYVGTGESCTADAIGSGIWKSTNGGSTWTQIFTVTPTYSGNVRSGNFYINDIKVRNNGGVSEVYAGVSGNYSDGTFQGLSQAGLYKSTDGGATFTKNTSLLATSTTTNLPSTIGYSIQQIEIGADNSVWVSTRSSRYSTIDSGGRILKSTDGNTFSVVYNVGNSGARVNFTLSRTDANKVYALMQGANSTSEPVRIVRSTDGGTTWQATNDATPVITLPAATDTAIPANDFTRGQSFYDLIIATDPLDDNTVYIGGVDLYKSTNGAANWTQISKWSNNNNMAALQVSQVHADQHEIVFNPFNNYSTNQMMFGNDGGIYFAANKNTIATTSGFAARNTRYNVTQFYTAMLNPIKTPSNEELLAGAQDNGSWWLYGAPQANNFLTSQSATGGDGMYTEYDDQDNYEIASYVYNNHYLLTSSSYYLISSSTNRDNYGHFTNEIALDRINNVFYSYRSGLTIFRTPGLSATATTFTNTTMTVGTAQTNEQISWMKVSPYTTASTTLFVGTNLGRIIKVTNANTTSYASTVLTTPAAGTISDIEFGKNENEIMVTLSNYNLTSVFFSTDGGTTWQNKEGNLPDMPVRTILGNPDDANEVILGTEMGVWGTTNFLSASPTWSSISGNIGNVRVTNLDYRPTTRTVLVSTYGRGAWTTQNTTVTLATGDVKSKNNETRIYPNPSKGISHIRFDSAKYNTVDISIFDASGRLVYSKKNVKSDEEFGQRLTPGNYILKAESKGTIVYSGNYLVLGKVNDDGDDD, from the coding sequence ATGAAACGATATACTATTCTTGGCATTATGTTATGCATAACCGGAAATATATATGCACAAGATAAAACGCTTCAGGCAAATCAAAAGCATCTTCAGGAATTATACTCCAAATATCAGAAAAACTTAAAAAAACAGCATAAATTATCGAAGTCTGCGGGAATTCCACCTAATCCTTATAACGAAGAAGATTTCAAGAGAACGATGGATCCTGTAACGGGTGAAAATAATTTTGGTTCTCTTGCGAAGCTGAGTGAAGAAATTGCTCAGGGGAAATATGCACCAACTGGTCCTATGTCTTTTATTAACAGGGGAGGATCTTCTACCAATAAGATCGTTAACGAACCGTGGATTGAAAGAGGACCGTACAGTGTAGGCGGAAGAACGCGTGCTATTATGTATGATCCGAATGATCCTACAGGAAAGAGAGTTTTTGCGGGAGGTGTTTCAGGAGGACTTTGGGTAAATCAGGATCCTTCGGTAAGCACAAATGAATGGACTCCAATAAGCACTTTCTGGGCGAATACTTCTATATCATCCATTGCTTATGATCCAAATAATCCACAAATAATATATGTGGGAACAGGAGAATCCTGTACTGCGGATGCAATAGGTTCAGGAATATGGAAGTCAACTAACGGAGGAAGTACATGGACACAGATTTTTACCGTTACTCCGACCTATTCTGGTAACGTAAGAAGTGGAAATTTTTACATCAATGATATCAAAGTAAGAAACAATGGCGGAGTTTCGGAAGTTTATGCCGGTGTAAGCGGTAATTATAGTGATGGAACATTTCAGGGTTTAAGTCAGGCAGGATTATATAAATCTACCGACGGAGGTGCGACCTTTACAAAAAATACAAGTTTACTGGCAACAAGTACAACTACCAATCTGCCGAGTACCATAGGTTATTCTATTCAACAGATAGAAATTGGTGCTGATAATTCTGTTTGGGTGTCTACGAGATCTTCAAGATATTCTACTATAGATTCAGGTGGAAGAATTTTAAAATCTACAGATGGAAATACTTTCAGTGTAGTTTACAATGTCGGAAATTCCGGTGCGAGAGTTAATTTTACGCTTTCCAGAACAGATGCCAACAAAGTTTACGCACTCATGCAGGGAGCAAACAGTACTTCTGAACCTGTTCGTATTGTGAGATCTACGGACGGTGGAACAACATGGCAGGCAACAAATGATGCCACTCCGGTTATCACGCTTCCGGCAGCAACAGATACAGCAATTCCGGCAAACGATTTTACAAGAGGGCAGTCTTTCTATGATCTTATTATCGCTACAGATCCTTTGGATGATAATACAGTTTATATAGGAGGAGTTGATCTGTATAAATCTACAAACGGAGCAGCAAACTGGACGCAGATTTCAAAATGGTCGAACAATAATAACATGGCTGCGTTACAGGTTTCTCAGGTACACGCAGATCAGCATGAAATAGTTTTTAATCCTTTTAATAACTATTCTACCAATCAGATGATGTTTGGAAATGATGGAGGAATTTATTTTGCGGCAAATAAAAATACTATTGCAACCACATCAGGTTTTGCTGCAAGAAACACAAGATACAACGTTACCCAGTTTTATACTGCTATGCTGAATCCTATTAAAACACCTTCTAATGAAGAACTTTTAGCGGGAGCTCAGGATAATGGTTCCTGGTGGTTATATGGTGCTCCACAGGCGAATAATTTCTTAACCAGTCAGTCCGCTACAGGTGGAGACGGAATGTATACGGAATATGACGATCAGGATAATTATGAAATTGCGAGTTATGTGTACAATAATCACTATCTGTTAACGAGCAGTAGTTATTATCTTATTTCTTCAAGTACTAACAGAGATAATTATGGACATTTTACTAACGAAATTGCTCTGGACAGAATAAATAATGTATTCTATTCTTACCGTTCAGGATTAACTATTTTCAGAACTCCCGGCTTATCGGCAACAGCTACGACATTTACCAATACTACAATGACTGTGGGAACTGCACAGACAAACGAGCAGATTTCATGGATGAAGGTTTCTCCTTATACAACAGCTTCTACAACACTATTTGTAGGAACTAATTTAGGAAGAATTATCAAGGTTACAAATGCAAATACGACATCGTATGCGTCTACTGTACTTACAACACCCGCTGCGGGAACCATTTCTGATATCGAATTCGGAAAAAATGAAAATGAGATTATGGTAACATTATCCAACTATAATCTTACAAGTGTATTCTTTTCTACAGACGGAGGAACAACTTGGCAAAATAAAGAAGGAAATCTTCCTGACATGCCGGTAAGAACAATTCTTGGAAATCCTGATGACGCTAATGAAGTAATTCTGGGAACAGAAATGGGAGTTTGGGGAACTACCAATTTCCTTTCTGCATCGCCAACCTGGTCTTCTATCAGTGGAAATATCGGAAATGTAAGAGTTACCAATTTAGATTACAGACCTACAACAAGAACCGTTTTGGTTTCTACCTATGGAAGAGGAGCATGGACTACTCAGAATACAACCGTTACTTTAGCCACTGGCGATGTAAAAAGTAAAAACAACGAAACGAGAATATACCCTAACCCTTCAAAAGGGATTTCACACATAAGATTTGATTCTGCTAAATACAATACAGTTGATATCAGTATCTTTGATGCTTCAGGAAGACTGGTTTACAGCAAAAAGAATGTGAAATCTGATGAAGAATTCGGTCAGAGATTAACTCCGGGGAATTACATCCTGAAAGCTGAATCCAAAGGAACAATTGTTTACAGCGGAAACTATCTGGTTTTAGGGAAAGTAAATGATGACGGAGATGACGATTAA
- the rpoC gene encoding DNA-directed RNA polymerase subunit beta' produces MSNKNKSSRFNKITIGLASPESILQESRGEVLKPETINYRTHKPERDGLFCEKIFGPVKDYECACGKYKRIRYKGIVCDRCGVEVTEKKVRRERIGHINLVVPIAHIWYFRSLPNKIGYLLGIPSKKLDMIIYYERYVVIQQGIAKKLDGSDFENMEFLTEEEYLDIMETLPIENQYLDDSDPNKFIAKMGAEAVEELLKRIDLDALSFDLRHKAHNEGSKQRRTEALKRLNVVEALRGANTRMINKPEWMIMRVLPVIPPELRPLVPLDGGRFATSDLNDLYRRVIIRNNRLKRLLEIKAPEVILRNEKRMLQESVDSLFDNTRKSSAVKSESNRPLKSLSDSLKGKQGRFRQNLLGKRVDYSARSVIVVGPNLQLHECGIPKDMAAELYKPFIIRKLIERGIVKTVKSAKRIIDRKEPVVYDILENVMKGHPVLLNRAPTLHRLGIQAFQPKMIEGKAIQLHPLVTTAFNADFDGDQMAVHLPLGPEAILEAQLLMLGSQNILNPANGSPITVPSQDMVLGLYFMTKELSSTEDMKVKGEGLAFYSPEEAEIAYAEGRVSLNAKVRCRLPVKEDGQIVTRLIETSVGRILFNQIVPKQVGYINELLTKKSLRNVIGKILADTDFPTTVKFLDAMKDLGYSNAFKGGLSFSLGDIVVPVEKKQMIAQSIETVDEIRANYNMGLITDTERYNQVIDVWTNTNAGLTEMIMSRMKTDQGGFNSVYMMLDSGARGSKEQIRQLSGMRGLMAKPQKAGSTGAEIIENPILANFKEGLSILEYFISTHGARKGLADTALKTADAGYLTRRLVDVAQDVIVTEDDCGTLRGTEVTALKKNDEIVERISERILGRVSLHNIYDPETDELIAEADQVITESFAKRIEEAGLEAVEVRSPLTCEAKKGICAKCYGRNLATGKMIHMGEAVGVIAAQSIGEPGTQLTLRTFHQGGTAGNVSENPSIVARRDGIVEMDEVRTITSEDENGNTAEVVVSRSTEFRLVADNESRTPLMVANVPYGSILSVKPGDKVKKGDVICKWDPYNAVIIAETAGKVEYEDIIQGVSFQLEIDEQTGFEEKVISESRNKKAVPTLKVVDSKGVEQKAYNLPVGAHLMVNDGEKIKAGKVLIKIPRKSAKAGDITGGLPRVTELFEARNPSNPAVVTEIDGVVSYGKIKRGNRELIVEAKTGERKIYLVKLSNQILVQENDFVRAGSPLSDGSITPDDILRIKGPTAVQEYLVNEIQEVYRLQGVKIDDKHFEIIVRQMMTKVSIVDGGDTQFLEGALEHKYDFLEENNRVFGLKVVVDAGDSKVFLPGQMITARELRDENSKLKREDLALVEVREALPATATPVLQGITRAALQTKSFMSAASFQETTKVLNEAAVAGKVDDLNGLKENVIVGHRIPAGTGLKEYQNVIVGSKKEFEDLN; encoded by the coding sequence ATGTCAAATAAAAATAAATCAAGTAGATTTAATAAAATAACCATCGGTTTAGCTTCACCCGAATCGATTCTTCAGGAATCGAGAGGGGAGGTTCTTAAGCCGGAAACTATTAACTACAGAACGCATAAGCCTGAAAGAGACGGTTTGTTCTGTGAAAAAATCTTCGGTCCTGTAAAGGATTACGAATGTGCTTGTGGTAAATACAAGAGAATTCGTTACAAAGGGATCGTTTGTGACCGTTGTGGAGTAGAAGTTACGGAGAAAAAAGTACGTAGAGAGAGAATCGGACATATCAATCTGGTAGTTCCAATTGCGCACATCTGGTATTTCCGTTCTTTACCAAACAAAATTGGTTACCTTTTAGGAATTCCTTCCAAGAAATTGGATATGATCATCTACTACGAAAGATATGTAGTGATCCAGCAGGGTATTGCTAAAAAATTAGACGGTTCTGATTTCGAAAATATGGAGTTCTTAACTGAAGAAGAGTACCTTGATATCATGGAAACTCTTCCGATTGAGAACCAGTATCTTGATGATTCTGATCCGAACAAATTCATCGCTAAGATGGGTGCGGAAGCGGTTGAAGAATTATTAAAAAGAATCGATCTTGATGCATTGTCTTTCGACCTGAGACACAAAGCACACAACGAAGGTTCAAAACAAAGAAGAACTGAGGCTTTAAAAAGATTGAACGTTGTAGAAGCATTAAGAGGTGCTAATACAAGAATGATCAACAAGCCTGAGTGGATGATTATGCGTGTGCTTCCGGTTATCCCGCCAGAACTAAGACCATTGGTTCCGTTGGATGGTGGACGTTTCGCGACTTCCGATTTGAATGACCTTTACAGAAGAGTTATTATCAGAAATAATCGTTTGAAGAGATTATTGGAGATCAAAGCTCCGGAAGTAATCTTAAGAAACGAGAAGCGTATGCTTCAGGAATCAGTAGATTCATTATTCGATAACACAAGAAAATCTTCAGCAGTAAAATCTGAATCAAACAGACCATTGAAATCACTTTCAGATTCATTGAAAGGTAAGCAGGGGCGTTTCCGTCAGAACTTATTAGGAAAAAGAGTAGATTACTCTGCGCGTTCCGTAATTGTTGTAGGTCCGAACTTACAGCTTCACGAGTGTGGTATTCCTAAAGATATGGCTGCGGAACTTTACAAACCGTTCATCATTAGAAAACTAATTGAAAGAGGAATTGTAAAAACAGTAAAATCTGCAAAGAGAATTATCGATAGAAAAGAGCCGGTAGTTTATGATATCCTTGAAAACGTGATGAAAGGTCACCCTGTTCTACTGAACAGAGCACCTACGCTTCACAGACTGGGTATTCAGGCTTTCCAGCCTAAGATGATCGAAGGTAAGGCAATCCAGCTGCACCCGTTGGTAACAACAGCATTCAACGCCGATTTCGACGGTGACCAGATGGCGGTACACTTACCGTTAGGTCCTGAAGCGATCCTTGAAGCGCAGTTATTAATGCTAGGTTCTCAAAACATCCTGAACCCTGCAAACGGTTCTCCAATTACAGTACCTTCTCAGGACATGGTTCTTGGTCTTTATTTCATGACCAAAGAATTGAGTTCTACAGAAGATATGAAAGTAAAAGGTGAAGGTCTTGCATTCTATTCTCCTGAAGAAGCGGAAATCGCTTATGCTGAAGGAAGAGTATCTTTAAATGCTAAAGTAAGATGTAGACTTCCTGTAAAAGAAGACGGACAAATCGTTACAAGATTGATCGAAACTTCTGTGGGTAGAATTTTATTCAACCAGATTGTACCGAAGCAGGTAGGTTATATTAATGAACTTCTTACGAAGAAATCATTAAGAAACGTTATCGGTAAGATCCTTGCAGATACAGATTTCCCTACAACTGTGAAGTTCCTGGATGCAATGAAAGACTTAGGATACTCAAACGCATTCAAAGGAGGTCTTTCTTTCTCATTAGGAGACATCGTGGTTCCTGTTGAGAAAAAGCAAATGATTGCACAATCAATCGAAACTGTAGACGAAATTAGAGCTAACTATAACATGGGTCTAATTACAGATACAGAACGTTATAATCAGGTAATTGACGTTTGGACAAATACCAACGCAGGATTAACGGAAATGATCATGAGCAGAATGAAAACTGACCAAGGTGGTTTCAACTCTGTATACATGATGCTTGATTCCGGAGCGAGGGGTTCTAAAGAACAGATCCGTCAGTTATCAGGGATGAGAGGTTTGATGGCAAAACCGCAGAAAGCTGGTTCTACCGGTGCGGAGATCATCGAAAACCCGATTCTTGCAAACTTTAAAGAAGGTCTTTCAATTCTAGAATACTTTATCTCTACCCACGGTGCCCGTAAAGGTCTTGCGGATACCGCTCTTAAGACTGCCGATGCAGGATACTTAACGAGAAGATTGGTAGACGTTGCACAGGATGTTATCGTTACAGAAGACGACTGTGGAACGCTGAGAGGTACAGAAGTTACCGCACTTAAGAAAAATGACGAGATTGTTGAAAGAATTTCAGAAAGAATCTTAGGTAGAGTATCATTACATAATATTTATGATCCTGAAACTGACGAATTAATTGCAGAAGCAGATCAGGTAATCACTGAATCATTCGCGAAGAGAATTGAAGAAGCTGGATTAGAAGCAGTTGAAGTTCGTTCGCCACTTACTTGTGAGGCTAAAAAAGGGATCTGTGCAAAATGCTACGGTAGAAACTTGGCAACAGGTAAAATGATTCACATGGGTGAAGCGGTAGGTGTAATTGCAGCACAATCCATCGGGGAACCGGGAACTCAGCTTACGTTGAGAACTTTCCACCAGGGGGGGACTGCAGGAAACGTATCAGAAAACCCGTCAATTGTTGCAAGAAGAGACGGTATCGTTGAAATGGACGAGGTAAGAACAATTACTTCTGAAGATGAAAACGGTAATACTGCTGAAGTGGTAGTTTCTCGTTCAACAGAATTCAGATTAGTTGCTGATAACGAGTCAAGAACTCCGTTAATGGTGGCTAACGTACCTTACGGTTCCATATTATCTGTGAAGCCGGGTGATAAAGTGAAGAAAGGTGATGTAATCTGTAAGTGGGATCCGTACAACGCGGTTATCATTGCAGAAACCGCAGGTAAGGTAGAATACGAAGACATTATCCAAGGGGTATCATTCCAGTTGGAGATTGACGAACAGACAGGATTTGAGGAGAAAGTAATCTCTGAATCCAGAAATAAAAAAGCCGTACCAACCTTGAAGGTGGTAGATTCTAAAGGGGTTGAGCAGAAAGCATACAACTTACCGGTAGGAGCCCACTTAATGGTAAACGATGGTGAAAAAATTAAGGCTGGTAAAGTCTTAATCAAAATCCCGAGAAAATCTGCAAAAGCAGGGGATATCACCGGAGGACTTCCGAGAGTTACCGAATTATTCGAAGCAAGAAACCCTTCAAACCCGGCGGTTGTTACAGAAATCGATGGGGTAGTTTCTTACGGAAAAATCAAGAGAGGTAACCGAGAATTGATCGTTGAAGCTAAAACAGGAGAGAGAAAAATTTATTTAGTTAAATTATCCAACCAGATTTTAGTACAGGAGAATGACTTCGTAAGAGCTGGTTCACCACTTTCTGACGGTTCTATTACTCCGGACGATATCTTAAGAATCAAAGGTCCAACTGCGGTTCAGGAATATTTAGTAAACGAAATTCAGGAAGTTTACCGTTTGCAAGGGGTAAAAATCGACGACAAGCACTTCGAAATCATCGTAAGACAGATGATGACGAAAGTATCTATCGTTGATGGAGGTGATACTCAATTCCTTGAAGGTGCTCTTGAACACAAGTATGATTTCTTGGAAGAGAATAACAGAGTATTCGGTCTTAAAGTAGTAGTTGATGCCGGAGATTCTAAAGTATTCCTGCCGGGACAGATGATTACTGCAAGAGAATTAAGAGACGAAAACTCCAAACTGAAGCGTGAAGATTTAGCTTTAGTAGAAGTAAGAGAAGCTTTACCGGCTACAGCAACTCCTGTATTACAGGGGATCACAAGAGCAGCTCTTCAGACGAAATCCTTCATGTCTGCAGCATCGTTCCAGGAAACGACTAAAGTTCTTAACGAAGCAGCAGTTGCCGGAAAAGTAGATGATCTTAACGGTCTTAAAGAAAATGTAATTGTAGGACACAGAATTCCTGCAGGTACAGGTCTTAAAGAATACCAAAATGTGATCGTAGGTTCTAAAAAAGAATTCGAAGATCTTAACTAA